The sequence below is a genomic window from Ficedula albicollis isolate OC2 chromosome 2, FicAlb1.5, whole genome shotgun sequence.
cccctccaaCCCAtccttgaatacttccaggaaaagggcagccacagcttctctgggcagcctgtgccaaggcctcaccaccctcacagggaaaactccccagagctggagcctggagtgttgcagaggtgcagagggaGCGGAGCAAACAGATGGAGCTGGGGCTTAGCAAAGGGATGGGAAAACCCAGGAGAGAAGTTCGGTGTGCTGAAAAGGCAGGAGCGGGTGGGGACAAGCCGAGGCTTTCAGGGCAAACATTCCCTCAGGGATGGCCAGCCACCTGCCCTCTGCAAACACAGGCCACTTGGAGACGTAAACTGCTTTTCAGGATGGATTTCACCCCCAGATCGTGAACTTTCTCCATCTGCAGCAATTCCATCTGATGCTGCAGTTTGTGAGTGCCTCaaaccagtgctgctgctgcctcctcctcctcctcctcttcctgcccctgctcccacccccaGACCAGCCACCCTGGCACCTgtgtgcccatggcagcagggtggaGCAGGATGGGTCCCACCCAAACCGTTCCATGACaccaggcagtgccagagcccctgtggggcagcaggaggatcGCCACAGCCAGCCCAATGTCCACCCAGGgcgcagggctggggagcagcacccccagaacGGAGCTGAGGGGAGGCCAAGCCCACAGCCAGCTCCCAATGTCCACccagggtgcagggctggggagcagcacccccagaacGGAGCTGAGGGGAGGCCAAGGCCCAGGGCTGAGCTTCAGTCAGAAGAATTCTGCAAAATGGGCAGAGAGGGGGTCCCGGGGGCTCTCCAGGGCTTTGTGGCTTCTCAGTGCACTGGGACACTCGGAGGGGTTTGGTCACTCTTGCAATAAAAACTGGGGCTTGCTCTCTGTGGGAGAGCTGAGGGCCCAGCtgggggacactgctggggacactgctgctctttgccaggctggggagcaggaaacTCCCTCTGTCCTTGGGAGGCTCGGGCTGCCCGCCCTGCTGTGCACCCAGCATAGCTGCGGTTCCTGCTCCCAAACGCATCGGGGGCACTCTGCTCTTGGCAGCATCGCTTCAGGGGGAGCGAGGTGTTCACCCTCCAGTGACAGGGACTGTtctctctgggctggggatCAGCCAGCAGCTTTCCCCAGAATAGCTGCAGCTCTTTAATCTCACTCTGGAGCACGGAGGTACCGGCATTAATCCCATCCAGATCTGCACTGTGCGCCTGTCAAATGGCAAATCCAAAATCCACGTCCCGCTGCGTCCCTGCCACGaggctctgggcagctctgggtggggaGCAGTGTCCCCCCAGAGGTCCTGTCCCCTCGCTGTGCCAAGGACACAGTGTGGCTGTGAGCGCAGGGCACAGCACCACGGCTGTCTGTGTGCCTGGTTGTGACCCACCAAATGCCATTGGTACCTCACACCACCCCGTGCACTTTGGTGACAGCTGGGACATGTTCCACTCCAGGTGTCCACCGGCACATTGAGGGGCCCCGGGatcctctgctgggctgggctggggggtcCAGGGACACCACAGGGTGCACACCCATGTCTGGGGTGgtgccccagtgtccccagtgccccccgGGGCAGAATCCCTCTGCCACCCCTCTCTGCTCACAAATCTGGAGGAGCTGGCCTCTCTGAGTATGTGGGCTTTGGGAAAAGAGGCTGAAAATGGAACAAGGTGGGTGAAACCCCCCTGGGCACTGTGGAGGTCCTGACCAGAGCTCAGGGCCAACGATCCCAGCAAGGCCTGTGGGACACGAGGGGGCTCAGCCCAGTCACGGGGGGAGACCACGGGGAGAAACACTGAGCAAAGGTGACATGGTGAGTAAAGAGGGAACAGAAGGAGAGGACCATGAACCCTGGCAAAAACACAATGGAGCAGCCTTTCTCACAAAAATGTTTTACCcaatatccaacccaaacctcctctggcacagcttgaggctgtttccctttgtcctgtccctgttccctggagcagagtcCGACCCCCCCCAGCTGTCctctcctgtcagggagctgtgcagagccagaatttccacctgagcctccttttgtccaggctgagcccctttccagctccctcagcccctcctggggctgttccctgcccaggacacctgcagccccagctggacTGGGACACCTTTGGGTGTCACCATCAAGGCCCCCCCTGCTGACCCCTGGGACCCCCtcactgctgcttgcagagcccgggcagggcagggggctcccagctccagaaCTGGCCATCATCACTTTAGATCACCAGGCTTTCAGGAGAACATGGAAAAATCCAAGGGgttcagagcagcccagggcagggcagcacgAAGGCAGCAGGTTTAAGGAGCACGATCTgctcagctttcctggggaGCTGAAGGTGACTGGATGACACCGGGGAAGCACTTTCAGGAGAATATTAAACAGCTCCTTAATCGAGGCAGGGAGGATGGCAAAGTCTCACTCTCTGGGAGCTGAAGCCAGACAAATCCACGGTGACAACCAGACACCGGATTTATCAGGGAGGGGATGAACCGCTGGATAAACGCTCAAATCTGAGCAGacacagccccaccagcagCGGATCCAGGCTCATCCCGACACCAGGAAGGGATAAATGCCGGTTCTCTGCCTGCACGGATCAGCCATGGTtcaaatctgctgctgctctcacatcCCTCGCTCTGACAGCCCCGCATGTGCTGGGCACCTcggcagcccaggctggagacGGGTTGTGCCTTACTTGGAGTGGGGATCCCTCACCTGCCGcccttcctgccctcccagAGGCAGGTCCCACACAGAATCCCAAAACAGAAATCATGAATTCCCTCCTGGGaagcccccagcccctgagaTACCCTCAGCAGGAAGGGGTGCCCTGGCACGCTGATGCCTCCTGGTTTCATCCTGGTTTTGTCCTgattttttcccaggaaaaataaTATGGAGAATAAAATCCTACTGATCTTACCACAGGAAATGTCAGTGCCAGACAGGGACCCGCTGAGGGGAtgccttggggacaggggacattgTTGCCCAGAATTTCCCTTCCACCCAAAATTGCCCTTTATGGGAGAGTCAGTTTGTTCCCATCTCCCCCATGCATGTTGCTGCATTTCCATGGTTGGACATCTTCACCTAAAAGTAAGAATTTTTGACATAAAACTAAGAACTTTTCAGTTAAGATTAAGATGTTTTTAGCTAAAATGAACAATTTGTAGCCTAAAATTAAGAccttttcacttaaaataaagaaattttaacctaaaattaagaatttttcaTCTAATGGAAAAGATTTTAATCAGAGCCTGCAGGTGGCTTTGGGTACTCCTAGGAATTCACAGCCCCGGAATTACTTAGGGCAGAAAACTCTCGGAGATGCCCAAGCCCACCCACCCTCAGCATGGCCATGGTGGCCACcactgcccatgtccccaagtgaCACATCCACAGGAATTTAAACCTGGGAGTATCTAGCCACTACACTAGCTACTGGGGGGGACTGGAGCTGTACTAGGGGGGACTGATAGCAACTGGAACTACACTGGGGACAAATGGCATCATCCTGGGGTTAACTGGGTTCATGCTGGGGATTATGGGGTTAACTGGGTTCATGCTGGGGATTAtactggcagcagctgggatcatactgggagcagctgggcccATGCTGGGGTAATACTGTGACCACACTGGAACCGTCTGGGGACATACTGGCAGCTACTGGAGTGATCGCGGGAGTGTCCAGGAGCGGCTGGGATGACACACGCGGTGATGGGAGTGACCGGGATCACACTGGAGTGCCCGGCGCCGGGCCGGGACTACAACTCCCGGCGTGCTCCGCGCGGCGGCCACACCCCCGCCGTGCCTCCCGCAGCCAGGACTACATGTCCCATCGCCCCCCGCGCCCGGCCGGAAGCGGcgcgaggggggggggggggggggggggggggggggggggggggggggggggggggggggggggggggggggggggggggggggggggggggggggggggggggggggggggggggggggggggggggggggggggggggggggggggggggggggggggggggggggggggggggggggggggggggggggggggggggggggggggggggggggggggggggggggggggggggggggggggggggggggggggggggggggggggggggggggggggggggggggggggggggggggggggggggggggggggggggggggggggggggggggggggggggggggggggggggggggggggggggggggggggggggggggggggggggggggggggggggggggggggggggggggggggggggggggggggggggggggggggggggggggggggggggggggggggggggggggggggggggggggggggggggggggggggggggggggggggggggggggggggggggggggggggggggggggggggggggggggggggggggggggggggggggggggggggggggggggggggggggggggggggggggggggggggggggggggggggggggggggggggggggggggggggggggggggggggggggggggggggggggggggggggggggggggggggggggggggggggggggggggggggggggggggggggggggggggggggggggggggggggggggggggggggggggggggggggggggggggggggggggggggggggggggggggggggggggggggggggggggggggggggggggggggggggggggggggggggggggggggggggggggggggggggggggggggggggcgggcaggGGCGGCCTGTCCCGGCTGGGGGTTCCCCGGACCGCAGCACCTGGCGGGGGACAGCGGTGTCCCGGGCAGGTGGCCTGTGCCCGgggagctgtgcccatccctggcgGGCAGGGGACAGCGGTGTCCCGGGCAGGTGGCCTGTGCCGGgggagctgtgcccatccctggcgGGCAGGGGACAGCGGTGTCCCGGGCAGGTGGCCTGTGCCGGgggagctgtgcccatccctggcgGGCAGGGGACAGCGGTGTCCCGGGCAGGTGGCCTGTGCCGGgggagctgtgcccatccctggcgGGCAGGGGACAGCGGTGTCCCGGGCAGGTGGCCTGTGCCGGgggagctgtgcccatccctggcgGGCAGGGGACAGCCCAGGCGGGCAGGTGACACCTAGAGTGGCTGATGGGCGCAGCACGCTCGGTGTGTGGCCCGGGCAGGACGGAGGGTGATGATGGGCGCGTTGGCAGCGGGTGAGCAGAGGGGACTGTCCTGGCAGGTGACAGCTGGGTTAGGCACAAGTATGTGGGGTcaggtgtgcagggcagggtgggcacatTCATGGGATGTGGATGAAGGAACTGAGCTGGCAAGTGACGCTTGGGGTGGCTGATGGGGACACGCAGGCTCAGCTGCACGGGTGGGCACGGTCACAGGGAGGTGGGTCAGAGGGGCCTGGCCCGTCCTGTCAGCGCTGtgacccctgtccctgtctcctcCAGGACCTACTTccccgggcaggagcagcaggtgcgCTTGATCTaccaggggcagctgctgcgTGACGATTCCCAGAGCCTGGCGGGGCTGCACCTGGGCCACCTGAGCGTCCTGCACTGCCACCTGTCCCCGCCCAGCGTGGCCCCCACGGCTCCCGGCAGCCCTGGTCCCCGCAGCCCCGCGCCCGCCGCGCTGGGCGTGGGCAGCCTGGCGCTGCCACTCTtcgtgctgctgctggccctgctctggtacctgcagctgcagcaccgCCACGTCTTCACCGCCACCGCCACCACCTGCCTGGCCGGCCTCACCCTGCTCGTCACCTTCGTGGCCTTCGCCATGTACCGCAGATAGCGCGGCTGGACCAGCgcctgggacacagggaccaGAGCCACACCTGGGACACTCAGAGCCTGCCCAGCCCACCTGGGACATGGAGGGCTCTGCATTCAGCCCACTCAACATATCGGGGGCACGTGGGTGCAACTGCACCTGAAACGGGGGGTCtggtccctgggctgtgtcccccacGGGTCCAGGAGTCCCGGGCAGGTGCCCAACCACACCCTGTCTGCACACAGGGGCTGTCGCAGGAGTGGTGGCTCAGCTACCTCGGGGGGGTTCTGGTGCCCCCGTCCCTGCATGGACCATCCCCCCAGGCACTCTGCGTGCAGAAGCTCCTCGGGTGTGGTCCTGCTCGGGGTGGTGTCTGTGCCCGCAGAGCTTCTCCTCTTTGGAATACAGcgtggctgctcctggggatcCCGGTGCCTGGGGGGGGACACGAGCCCAGGGGTGCCGAGGGTCCCGGTGCCGGCGGGATGCACTCCTGAGGTCGCGGTGCCGGGGGTGGCTGCACTCCCCACTGTCCCGGGGGTTCCAGTGCTGTGTTGGGGGGTCCCGCCCCCCAGCGCCGTTCCGATTAAAGCGGAAGGACTGTGAGCGGCCGTGGCGTCCCGGCTGTGCTGCGCCGTGGGTCGCGGGGGGGTGACCGGGGACGGTGACCGGGACACCGGCCGGGCTGGGGGCGGGGCTCTGAGCGGGCGGGGCTCGAGGGGAGGCGGGGCCTGGCGCGTCCCGCCGCGCGCTCCGCAGGGCAgcagcgcgggggggggggggggggggggggggggggggggggggggggggggggggggggggggggggggggggggggggggggggggggggggggggggggggggggggggggggggggggggggggggggggggggggggggggggggggggggggggggggggggggggggggggggggggggggggggggggggggggggggggggggggggggggggggggggggggggggggggggggggggggggggggggggggggggggggggggggggggggggggggggggggggggggggggggggggggggggggggggggggggggggggggggggggggggggggggggggggggggggggggggggggggggggggggggggggggggggggggggggggggggggggggggggggggggggggggggggggggggggggggggggggggggggggggggggggggggggggggggggggggggggggggggggggggggggggggggggggggggggggggggggggggggggggggggggggggggggggggggggggggggggggggggggggggggggggggggggggggggggggggggggggggggggggggggggggggggggggggggggggggggggggggggggggggggggggggggggggggggggggggggggggggggggggggggggggggggggggggggggggggggggggggggggggggggggggggggggggggggggggggggggggggggggggggggggggggggggggggggggggggggggggggggggggggggggggggggggggggggggggggggggggggggggggggggggggggggggggggggggggggggggggggggggggggggggggggggggggggggggggggggggggggggggggggggggggggggggggggggggggggggggggggggggggggggggggggggggggggggggggggggggggggggggggggcggccggggCCGGGCCCACGGCAAGAGGAAGAGCTGGAACTTCATCCACGAGAAGATGAGCTACGACACCTTCTTCACCATGAAGCGGCTGATCGAGCGCTCGCGCAGCGTGGGCGAGGTGCTCCGCTGGGTCACGCAGAACCCGGGCAAGGTGTCGGCTAGCCACTACCCCATAGCGCTTCACAAGCTgggccagctcctgcagcagcagccagggccgCCCGTGGGGGCCGGGGACGGCCGCGGGCCCGCggggcaggtgctggagcagcccgAGTTCCACGTGCTCTGCCAGGCCATCGTCAGCGGCTGCGCCAAGTTCGACAACTTCAGCATCGTCAACTGCCTGTACGCAGCGGCTGCGCTGGGTGAGCGCCCGGGGCCCCGGCGGGGTGGGCGGGGAGCGCAGCGCTGCGACGGCGGGCGCGCCCGGCTCTGGGGGGCTTGGGGCAGACGGAGCTGTCACCACTgggggctcagctcagcaggggtgctctgctcctccaggccAGGAGGGCtcagtgtccctgctgagcaggaggTCAGTGCcgggcagccctgcctggcaggatGTGTATCAGCCACTCCTGGGCCGTGTCTAGTTCCAGCTTGAGTTCCAAGCCCTGAAAACCAGGAAACGCCTGAGCACCGATGGGGAGACCATGGGTTTGGCTGAACTCTTGGAGGGCACAAGCTTCATGTCACCGGGTGTTTGTCTCCCACTGTGTGGGAGAGAGGGTTTGGGGTATTTGGGTTCCTGCGCAGCTTCCTtggggtgctgagctggggaggcCGCATGCTGaggggctgtgtcccagggaaggcagcatCCCGGAGATTCCTCCTTCTGTGGGATGGGGTGACCCTGCCAGTTCTGCTGCGAGGAAGGGCTGGGGTCTACATCCAAAGAGGAGTGGACAGCAGGGCAGTAGGGGGAATCTTCCCCTCT
It includes:
- the TMUB1 gene encoding transmembrane and ubiquitin-like domain-containing protein 1 yields the protein MGVTGITLECPAPGRDYNSRRAPRGGHTPAVPPAARTTCPIAPRARPEAAEVGQRGLARPVSAVTPVPVSSRTYFPGQEQQVRLIYQGQLLRDDSQSLAGLHLGHLSVLHCHLSPPSVAPTAPGSPGPRSPAPAALGVGSLALPLFVLLLALLWYLQLQHRHVFTATATTCLAGLTLLVTFVAFAMYRR